A genomic segment from Drosophila miranda strain MSH22 chromosome 3, D.miranda_PacBio2.1, whole genome shotgun sequence encodes:
- the LOC108158169 gene encoding DNA-directed RNA polymerases I, II, and III subunit RPABC4, with translation MSETSSKENVKTAMTYICGECHHENEMRPRDPIRCRECGYRIMYKKRTKRLVVFDAR, from the exons ATGTCCGAGACCAGCTCCAAGGAAAATGTTAAGACAGCAATGACTTATATTTGTGGCG AATGCCATCATGAGAATGAGATGCGACCACGTGACCCCATACGTTGCCGCGAGTGCGGCTATCGCATCATGTACAAGAAGCGCACAAAGCGTC tGGTTGTCTTCGATGCACGCTAA